A window of Streptomyces sp. NBC_01224 genomic DNA:
TCCTCCTCGAATGTCAGCCACCGGAAGATGTCGACGGCCCGGCCGCCGTACTCGGCTGGCCAGGAGACGACCGACCAGCGGTCCGCGTACAGCCGCGCCTCCCACTCCCGGTGCGCGGTGAAGCCCTCGGCGGTCTCCAGGGACGGCAGCGGCTCGGCGGGTACGTTGGCCCGCAGCCACTGCCGCGCCTCGGCCCGGAACTCCTCCTCCTCGGCCGTGTACGACAGATCCATCACGCACCCGCCTTCTTCATCGAGGCGATGTCCATGCCGCCGAGCGGGTCCGCCGCCGTCTCCGCGTTGTGCGCATGGGCGAGATGGTGCAGCCCGAAGACCGAGTCCATGCCGGTGTGCAGCCCCTGAAGGTCCTCGGCCTGGTTGACCGCACGCTTGGTGAGGGCCAGCCCCAGACGCGGCATCCCGGCGATCCGCAATGCCAATTCATGGGTACGCCCGGCGAGTTCGCCGCGCTCCACCACCTTGTTCACCATGCCGACCTCGTGCGCCCGGCGGGCGCTCATCCGGTCGCCGGTGAACAGGAACTCCTTCGCGATCCGGGGCGGCATCACCCAGGGGTGTGCGAAGTACTCGACGCCCGGGATGCCCATCCGCACCACCGGATCGGCGAAGAAGGCGTCCTCGCTCGCCACGATCAGATCGCAGATCCAGGCGAGCATCAGCCCGCCGGCCACACACGCGCCCTGGACGGAGGCGATGACCGGCTTCGGCAGCTCGCGCCAGCGCCTGCACATGCCGAGATAGACCTCCGACTCGCGGGCGAAGCGGCTCTCCGCGCCGGTCTTGTCGGAGTGGTCCCACCACAGACCTGCCCTGCGCTCGAAGGGCAGATGCGCATCGCGCCCGGGCGTGCCGATGTCATGGCCCGCAGAGAAGTGCTCCCCGGCGCCCGCCAGCACGACCACCTTGACCTCGGAGTCCTCGGCGGCCCGGTAGAACGCGGCGTCCAGGGCGTAGGTCATCGCCGAGTTCTGGGCGTTGCGGTAACGCGGGCGGTTCAGCGTCACGTACGCGACCGGGCCCCGGCGCTCGTACAGCACGGGATCGGACTGGAGGTCACCGGTGTCACCGGCAGATGTGTCGTGGGCATCGAGCATCGGCTCATCCTTCCCTAACAAGTGTTTGGTAGGTTAACGTACGAGCGCGAGGACCGTCGAGGATCCGCGGGCCGAGACCGAGGAGGCGCGGGCGTGAGCGCACCGCAGTACGTACCCGGACACGGCCTGCTGGCCGGCCGCAGCGCCGTCGTCACCGCAGCCGCGGGCGCCGGAATCGGCGGCGCCACCGCCCGTAAATTCCTTGAGGAGGGCGCCCGCATCGTCATCGGCGACGCGCACGCCCGTCGGCTGCAGGAGACCGAGCAGGCGCTCGCCGAGGAGTTCGGCGCGGACCATGTCGCGTCACTGCCCTGCGACGTCACCGACGAGACCCAGGTCCAGGCGCTCTTCGCGCTCGCCGAACAGACCCACGGCGGCCTCGACATCGTCGTCAACAACGCCGGCCTCGGCGGCACCGCCGAACTCACCGAGATGACCGACGAACAGTGGACCAAGGTCCTCGACGTCACCCTGAACGGCACCTTCCGCTGTACCCGGGCCGCCCTGCGCTCGCTCAAGGCGGCGGGCCGCGGCGGCATCGTCGTCAACAACGCCTCTGTCGTCGGCTGGCGGGCCCAGAGCGGCCAGGCCCACTACGCCGCCGCCAAGGCGGGCGTCATGGCGCTCACCCGGTGCGCCGCGATCGAGGCCGCCGAGTACGGCGTACGCGTCAACGCCGTCGCCCCCAGCCTCGCCATGCACCCGCATCTGGTGAAGGTCACCTCCGCCGAACTCCTCGACGAACTGACCGAGAAGGAGGCGTTCGGCCGCTACGCCGAGCCGTGGGAGATCGCCAACGTCATCGTCTTCCTCGCCAGCGGCTACTCCTCCTACATGACGGGCGAGGTCGTCTCCGTCAGTAACCGGCATGCCTGACGGGAGGACGGCCGGGCGGAGAATGGGCGGGTGCCTACCAAGAAGAAGCCCCAGGTGACCCCCTCGCCCGAGCGTCGCCGCGAACTGCTCGCCACCGCCGCCGAGGTGTTCGCCGCGCAGGGATACAACGCCACCACCGTCCGCAGAATCGCGGACGCGGCCGGGATGCTCGCGGGCAGCCTCTACTACCACTTCGATTCCAAGGAATCGATGATCGACGAGATCCTCTCGACCTTCCTCACCGAACTCTGGGACGGGTACGACGCGGTGCTCGCCGCCGGGCTCGGACCCCGGGAGACCATCGAGGCCCTCGTCACCGAGTCCTTCCGGGAGATCGACCGGCACCGCGCCGCCGTCGCCATCTACCAGAAGGAGTCCAGGCACCTGGCCACCCAGCCGCGCTTCCAGTACCTCGTCGACTCCCAGCAGAAGTTCGAGAAGGCCTGGCTCGGCACGCTGGAACGCGGCGTCGCCGACAAGACCTTCCGCGCCGACCTCGACATCCGCCTCACCTACCGCTTCGTCCGCGACACCGTCTGGGTCGCGGCGTCCTGGTACCGGCCGGGCGGACAGCACAGCCCCGAGGAGATCGCCCGCCAGTACCTCTCGATGGTTCTGGACGGCATCGCCCTCGACACCTGACCCCACCCGAGCTCACCGAGGAGCAGAAGTCATGGCCGAGGCATACATCGTCGAAGCGGTACGCACTCCGGTCGGCCGGCGCAGGGGAGGACTCGGCTCGGTCCACCCCGCCGACCTCGGCGCCCATGTCATCAAGGCCCTCGTCGAGCGGACCGGAATCGACCCGGCGGCCGTCGAGGACGTGGTCTTCGGCTGCCTCGACACCGTCGGACCGCAGGCCGGTGACATCGCCCGCACCTGCTGGCTGGCGGCCGGACTGCCCGAGGAGGTCCCCGGCGTCACCGTCGACCGGCAGTGCGGCTCCTCCCAGCAGGCCGTGCACTTCGCCGCCCAGGGCGTCCTGTCCGGCACCCAGGACCTCGTCGTCGCGGGCGGCACGCAGAACATGACGCAGATCCCGATCGCCTTCGCCTCCCGTCAGGCCGCCGAGCCCCTCGGCCTGACGGACGGCCCGTACGCGGGCAGCGAGGGCTGGCGCGCCCGGTACGGCGACGCACCGGTCAACCAGTTCCACGGTGCCCAGCTGATCGCCGAGAAGTGGGACATCAGCCGCCAGGACATGGAGGAGTTCGCCCTCCGCTCCCACCGGCGTGCGATCCGCGCCATCGACGAGGGCCGCTTCGCGCGCGAGACCGTCGCCTACGGCGACATCACCACCGACGAGGGGCCGCGCCGCGACACCACCCTGGAGAAGATGGCGGCCCTCAAGCCGGTCCTGGACGGCGGCACGATCACCGCCGCCTGTTCCTCGCAGGTCTCCGACGGGGCCGCCGCCATGCTCATCGCGTCCGAGCGCGCCGTGGCCGAGCACGGTCTCACCCCGCGCGCCCGCATCCACCACCTGTCGGTGCGCGGCGAGGATCCGATCCGCATGCTTTCGGCGCCGATCCCGGCCACCGCGCACGCGCTCAAGAAGAGCGGAATGACCATCGACGACATCGACCTGGTCGAGATCAACGAGGCATTCGCCCCGGTCGTCCTGGCCTGGCTGAAAGAAACCGGAGCCGACCCGGACAAGGTCAACGTCAACGGCGGCGCGATCGCCCTGGGTCACCCGCTCGGCGCAACCGGTACAAAATTGATGACGACGCTGCTGCACGAGCTGGAGCGCACCGGCGGCCGCTACGGGCTGCAGACCATGTGCGAGGGCGGCGGCCAGGCGAACGTGACCATCATCGAGCGGCTCTGACCAGGTCACCGAACCCTTCCGGCAGGGCTCCGGGAACAAGTTTCGGCAGAGTTCCGAGCTCGCTCCGGGCCAGTTACCCCAAGGGCCCGGGCAAAAAATCCGCCGGCCGGCGGCGCGGCGTGTTCCACCGCCGGTCGGCAGAACGTGCTACGGTTGCCGAGTTGCAGTTTTGGTACCCATGAACTTTATGTGCGCCTGACGGGAATGCTTCCTCAGGCGCATTATTGTTTTCCGGCTTTCTCCGGATGGGGCTCAATGCGGCGACTTGGAATTCGTAAAGTGCGGATTTCCGGCACTGCACCTCTTTTAGGAGAATGACATGGCTACTGGAACCGTGAAGTGGTTCAACTCGGAAAAGGGCTTCGGCTTCATCGAGCAGGACGGCGGCGGCGCCGACGTCTTCGCCCACTACTCCAACATCGCCACCTCGGGCTTCCGTGAGCTCCAGGAGGGCCAGAAGGTCTCCTTCGACGTCACGCAGGGCCAGAAGGGCCCGCAGGCGGAGAACATCGTCCCGGCCTAATTGCCGGACGCGTACCTCGCAGCCGGGGCCCGCACCGTGAAGGTGCGGGTCCCGGCTTGTGCTGTCCCCGGGACGTGGCGAAGAAGCGCGCCGTCCCGCAGCGCTCCCCCAGTAGTCCCACGCAGTTCCCAGGAATCCCTAGGAATCCTCAGGAATCCCCCAGGAGGGCAATTCCGTATGACCCGCTCCGAACGCCAGGACCGCCCCGCCCGCAACCGCCCGTCGAGGGGGCGCGGCACGGCCCCGGCAAAGGCAACCGCTAAGGGTTCCGGCAAGGGATCCGGCAAGGCGTCGCCCCGTCGCAGGGCCACGCCGCCGCAGGGCGAATTCGCCCTGCCCGAAACCATGACCCCCGCACTGCCCGCCGTCGAGGCGTTCGCCGAGCTGGACATGCCCGCAGCCCTGCTGAAAACCCTTGCCGCGCAGGGCGTCACCGATCCGTTCCCGATCCAGGGCGCCACCCTGCCGAACTCGCTCGCCGGCCGGGACATCCTCGGCCGCGGCCGCACCGGCTCCGGCAAGACCCTCGCCTTCGGCCTCGCGTTGCTGGCCCGCACCGGCGGGCGGCGCGCCGAGCCGCGCGCCCCGCTCGCCCTGGTGCTCGTCCCGACCCGTGAGCTCGCCCAGCAGGTCACCGACGCGCTGACGCCGTACGCGACGTCCGTGAACCTGCGCCTGGCCACCGTCGTCGGCGGCATGTCGATCAGCAAACAGTCCGGCACGCTGCGCCGCGGCGCCGAGGTGCTCGTCGCCACGCCCGGACGGCTGAAGGACCTCATCGAGCGCGGCGACTGCCGCCTCGACCAGGTCGCCATCACCGTCCTCGACGAGGCCGACCAGATGGCGGACATGGGCTTCATGCCGCAGGTCGTCGCGCTGCTCAAGCAGGTCGAGCCGGACGGTCAGCGGATGCTCTTCTCCGCGACCCTGGACAAGAACATCGACCGGCTGGTCAAGATGTTCCTGACCGACCCGGTCGTGCACTCGGTCGACCCGTCCGCGGGCGCGGTCACCACCATGGAGCACCATGTGCTGCACGTGGCCGACGAGACCGACAAGAAGGCCGTCGCCACCAGGATCGCTGCCCGCGACGGCCGGGTGATCATGTTCGTGGACACCAAGCGTGCCGCCGACCGCTTCGCCAAGCGGCTGCTCGCCAGCGGTGTACGGGCTGCCGCCCTGCACGGCGGGCGTTCGCAGCCGCAGCGCAACCGGACGCTGGACCAGTTCAAGAACGGCCAGGTCACCGCGCTCGTCGCGACGAATGTGGCGGCGCGCGGCATTCATGTCGACGACCTCGACCTGGTCGTGAACGTGGACCCGCCGACCGATCACAAGGACTACCTCCACCGCGGCGGGCGCACGGCGCGTGCCGGGGAGTCCGGCAGCGTCGTCACCCTGGTGCTGCCCGAGGAGAAGCGGGAGATGACCCGGCTGATGGCCGACGCGGGCATCGCTCCGCGGACCACCCGGATCAAGTCCAGCGACGAGGAACTCACCCGGATCACCGGGGCCCGTGAGCCGTCCGGCGTCGCGATCGTCATCGAGGTCCCCCAGCCGACCCCGCCGAAGCCGCGCACGCGGTCGGGCGGGGCCGCGGCCGGTGGCGCGGGCTTCCGCTCGGGCAGCCGCGGCCGGGGCCGGCGCGGTGGTGCCGGGCAGGGCGGCGGTGGTGAAGGCCGGGGTACGGGGGCTTCCTCCGCCCGCGGCGGCGGTGCGGGCGGCTCGGCTCGTGGCGCCGGTGCCGGTGCCGGTGGTGGCCGTGGCGAGGCACGCGGTGCCGGGGCCGGGCGTTCCGGGTCCGGGGCCGGACGCGGTGGTGCGGCGGCGGGGCGTGGCCGCAGGGCCGCGTAGCGGTACGGATGACGTGCGGTGACCGGATTTGTCCGGTCACCGCTTCGTCCTCAGTCGCCGGACGGGCCCACGGCGCCCGACACCGCGCCCAGCGCCGCGCAGGCCTCCTCCATCACCCGCTCCACCAGCTCCGCACAGCTGGGCAGATCCTCGATCAGGCCCGCCACCTGGCCCGATGCCATCACACCCAGATCCGTGCGGCCGTCGACCATGGACGCCTTCAGGAGCATCGGGGTGTTGGCGGCCAGCAGGACCTGGCTCCAGGACAGGTCCTTGCCGTGCTTCATCGCGAGACCGTCGCGCACCATCCGGGACCAGCTGGTCCCGGAGATCCGCTTGAACCCCGCCGCCCGGCGCACCGCCTGGGCCAACGCCCGGATCCGGCCCGCGTTCTCCAGCGCGGCGACCATCTCCGTACGCAGCATCCGGTGCGGGAGCCCGTCCACCGCCGTGGTGACCGTTACGTCCTTGACGCCCGCCGCCAGATAGCGGGCCTTCACCGCGTCCGGCACGGTCGAGTCCGACGTCAGCAGGAACCGCGTGCCCATCGCGATGCCCGCCGCCCCGTACGCCAGCGCAGCGACCAGGCCCCGGCCGTCGTGGAAGCCACCCGCCGCGATCACCGGGATGTCCACCGCATCGACAACCTGGGGCAGCAGCACGGTGGTTGCCACATCACCGGTGTGGCCGCCGCCCTCGCCGCCCTGCACGATCACCGCGTCCGCGCCCCACGCCGCGACCTTCTCGGCATGGCGCCGGGCACCTATCGACGGGATCACGACCACGCCCGCGTCCTTCAGCTCGGCGATGAGCTCCTTCGAAGGGGCGAGCGCGAAGGACGCCACCTTCACGCCTTCGTCGACGATGATCCGTACCCGCTCGCGCGCATCACCGGCGTCGGCGCGCAGATTGACGCCGAACGGCTCGTCCGTACGGGACTTGACCTCCCGTACCGCTGCCCGCAGCTGCTCCGCGGTCATCGTCGCGGAGGCCAGGATGCCGAGCGCGCCCGCGCGGGCCGTGGCGGAGACCAGGCGGGGGCCCGCGACCCAGCCCATGCCGGTCTGGACTATGGGGTGGCGGACGCCGGCAAGATCCGTGAGCGCGGTCCGCATCAGACCCCGACCTCGCGGTTCCGGGTGCCCTTCGGGTCGATGACCTCGCGGATCAGGCCCAGCTCCTCGGCGGTCGGCTCCCGGGTGCAGGGGATGTCGTCCGCGATCGTGAGCGCGAAGCCGGTGGCCTCGCGGACCTCGTCGGCGGTGACGCCGGGGTGCAGCGAGGCGAGGCGCATCGAGCGGTCCGGGGTCGCGAAGTCGAGGACGCCGAGATCGGTGACGACGCGCGGGATGCGGTGGTAGCGGGTCGCCGACGGACCGGCTGCCGCGGCACTGTCGTGACCGACCCCGCAGATCATGTCGACGCGCTCGACGAAGACCCGGGGGGAGTGCTTGGGCACCCAGTAACTGACCGGGTGGTTCAGGGTGTTGACCGGGGCGCCGCGTACGCCGAGGAGCTGGCGGGTGGGCTGTTCCCAGTCGCCGATGCAGGAGATGTTCTGGTTGCCGAACCGGTCGATCTGGCTCGCTCCCATCATCACGTGACGCCTGCCGCCCGTGACCATGGTGAGGTGTTGGCGGTACGGCAGCCAGCCCTCCGTCGTGCCGTCCGGGCCGACGATCAGCGCCTCGCCGTCGGTGAGCAGCAGATCGGGCGAGAAGGTGCGTCTGGCGAGCCGGGCGCCGACGGACGGGACGAGTCCCATAGGGCTGGCGAGCACCTCCCCGTTGTCGCGCCAGGCATCGGCGCAGGCGATCACGCAGTACTCGGCCCGGGTCACGGTCCGGTTGCTCACTTCTGCTCCTCGTGCCAGGCCTGGACGGCCGACTGATAGCTCTTCTCGTCGCCCTGTGCGGGCAGGAAGCGGTCGCTGAAGGCCGCCCAGGCGTCGGGGTCGGCGGCCGCGGTCGCGTACGCCTTCTGGAACGCCTCGTCGCGCGGGCGGTCGGGGGCGCAGGAGGTGAAGTGCGCGCCGTTCGGGGTCTCGACGACGCCGGTGACGGAGTGCCGCTTGACGAGGAGGGTCTGCGGGGCCGCCTTCTCGGTCAACTCGGCAGTTTCCACCAGGCGTTCGCAGGAGACGTACGCTTTGTCGGCGGCCTCGCAGAACAGGTCGTCGAAGTACGGGTCCGGGCCGAGGTACTGGCCGTTGCCGAACCGGTCGGCTCGGTTCATGTGGACCAGCGCCGCGTCCATCCGCAGGGCGGGCATCGCGACGAACTCCTCGCCGTCCGCGTACGGCGATGTGACCGTACGCAGGCCCGGGTTGACCCGCATCACGTCCGAACCGATACCGGCGCGGACGGGGAGGAACGGCAGCCGGTTCGCGGCGGCGTGCAGCCCCCACATGAACATGGCCTCGTCGACCTCCATCAGCTCGAACGCGCCGCGCTGGCGGGCCGCCCTGAAGTGGGGTTCGAGCGGGATCGAGTCGAGTGTGGCGAAGGCGGCGACCAGTTTGCGGATCTTGCCGGCGGCGGCGAGCAGGCCGACGTCGGGGCCGCCGTACGAGACCACGGTGAGGTCGGTGATCGGGGAGCGGAGCAGCGCCCGGACCAGTGCCATCGGCTTTCGGCGGGAGCCCCAGCCGCCGATGCCGATCGTCATCCCGCTGCTGAGCCGGGAGACGACGTCCTGCGCTGTCATGGTCTTGTCGGTTCTGTCGGTTCTGTCGGTTCTGTCGGTACCGATTCCGGTCATGGTCATGCGTCATACCTCCTTGCCGAAGGTGTCGCGGACGCGGTCGGCGACACCGCTGAGATTGGCCTCGAAGGTGAAGCCCTGCTCGAAGCGGTAGCTGCGGCGTACGTCCACCGGGTCGATGCCGTTGATCGCGGCCTTCGCCAGCCGGATCAGATACCCGTCCTTACGGGCGATCTCGCCCGCCAACTCCATTGCTGCATCCAGGAGTTCATCGCGCGGCACAACCTTCCAGACCGAGCCGTGGGCGTGCAGTTCTGCGGCGGTGGCGGTGCGCGAGGTGTAGTACAACGCGCGCATCAGATGCTGCGGCACGAGCCGGGCGAGATGGGTTGCGGCCCCGAGCGCGCCCCGGTCCAGCTCGGGCAGGCCGAATGTCGCATCGTCGCTCGCCACGATCGCGTCCGCGTTGCCGACGAGGCCGATGCCGCCACCGAGGCAGAAGTCGTTCACCGCGGCGACGACCGGGACCTCGCACTCGTACACGGCCGAAAACGCCTCGTAGCAGCCGCGGTTGGCGCCGATCAGGGCGGCGTGACCGGTGTCGCGCTGCATCTCCTTGATGTCGACGCCCGCGTTGAATCCACGCCCGGCGGCGGCCAGCACGACACAGCGGACCTCGGGATCGCGGCCCGCGGCCCGGAGGGCGTCGGCGAGGTCGTACCAGCCCTGTACGGGGAGCGCGTTGACGGGCGGGTAGTCGACCGTGACGAGGGAGATGCCCTTGCCGGGACTTGCGGTGGAGACACCCATGGGCGAATCAGCTACCTTTCCACCAAACATTTGTTAGGTGTGGAAGGTAGCAGCCTGCCCCCGCATCGCCAACAAGGAGATGTGTGATGACCGCAAGCAGCGACGGACGGGACAGGGGAAGCGAAGGGGGGAACGACGGAGGAAGCGTCGGTGGACTGTGCGACGGACGCGTCGTGATCGTGACGGGTGCCGGGCGCGGGCTCGGCCGTGCCCACGCGCTCGCCTTCGCCGCCGAGGGGGCGAAGGTCGTGGTCAACGATCTCGGTGTCGGCCCGGACGGCGACGGGGGCTCGGCCGGTCCGGCCCGGCAGGTGGTCGACGAGATCGTGGCGGCAGGCGGCGAAGCGGTCGCCCACGGGGGCGACATCGCCACGACGGAGGGGGCGGCGTCGCTGATCACTGCCGCGCTGGAGACCTTCGGGCGACTGGACACGCTGGTCAACAACGCCGGATTTCTGCGCGACCGGATGCTGGTGAATCTGGACGAGGACGACTGGGACGCGGTGATGCGGGTCCATCTGAAAGGCCACTTCCTGCCACTGAAGCATGCCGCCGCGCACTGGCGGGCCGAGGCGAAGGCCGGCCGCGCCCCGGTGGCCCGGGTGGTCAACACAAGCTCCGGTGCGGGGCTGCTCGGGAGCGTCGGACAGGGCAATTACTCCGCTGCGAAGGCGGGCATCGTGGGCCTGACGCTCGTCGCGGCCGCGGAGATGGGACGGTACGGGGTCCAGGTCAACGCGATCGCCCCGGCGGCACGGACCCGGATGACCGAGCAGACGTTCGCGGAGACGATGGCGGCGCCGGGGGAGGGGGAGTTCGACGCGATGGCCCCCGAGAACGTGTCCCCGCTGGTGGTGTGGCTCGGCTCGGCCGCGAGTGACGGGGTGACCGGGCGGGTCTTCGAGGCGGAGGCCGGCCGGATCACGGTTATGGAGGGCTGGCGCCCCGGTCCCACCGCGGACCGGCGGGCGCGGTGGGCGCCGGCGGAGGCGGGGGAAGCGGCACGGAAGCTGCTGTCGGAGGCAGAGCCGGCGCAGCC
This region includes:
- a CDS encoding enoyl-CoA hydratase, whose product is MLDAHDTSAGDTGDLQSDPVLYERRGPVAYVTLNRPRYRNAQNSAMTYALDAAFYRAAEDSEVKVVVLAGAGEHFSAGHDIGTPGRDAHLPFERRAGLWWDHSDKTGAESRFARESEVYLGMCRRWRELPKPVIASVQGACVAGGLMLAWICDLIVASEDAFFADPVVRMGIPGVEYFAHPWVMPPRIAKEFLFTGDRMSARRAHEVGMVNKVVERGELAGRTHELALRIAGMPRLGLALTKRAVNQAEDLQGLHTGMDSVFGLHHLAHAHNAETAADPLGGMDIASMKKAGA
- a CDS encoding SDR family oxidoreductase, whose protein sequence is MSAPQYVPGHGLLAGRSAVVTAAAGAGIGGATARKFLEEGARIVIGDAHARRLQETEQALAEEFGADHVASLPCDVTDETQVQALFALAEQTHGGLDIVVNNAGLGGTAELTEMTDEQWTKVLDVTLNGTFRCTRAALRSLKAAGRGGIVVNNASVVGWRAQSGQAHYAAAKAGVMALTRCAAIEAAEYGVRVNAVAPSLAMHPHLVKVTSAELLDELTEKEAFGRYAEPWEIANVIVFLASGYSSYMTGEVVSVSNRHA
- a CDS encoding TetR/AcrR family transcriptional regulator, which produces MPTKKKPQVTPSPERRRELLATAAEVFAAQGYNATTVRRIADAAGMLAGSLYYHFDSKESMIDEILSTFLTELWDGYDAVLAAGLGPRETIEALVTESFREIDRHRAAVAIYQKESRHLATQPRFQYLVDSQQKFEKAWLGTLERGVADKTFRADLDIRLTYRFVRDTVWVAASWYRPGGQHSPEEIARQYLSMVLDGIALDT
- a CDS encoding acetyl-CoA C-acetyltransferase, with protein sequence MAEAYIVEAVRTPVGRRRGGLGSVHPADLGAHVIKALVERTGIDPAAVEDVVFGCLDTVGPQAGDIARTCWLAAGLPEEVPGVTVDRQCGSSQQAVHFAAQGVLSGTQDLVVAGGTQNMTQIPIAFASRQAAEPLGLTDGPYAGSEGWRARYGDAPVNQFHGAQLIAEKWDISRQDMEEFALRSHRRAIRAIDEGRFARETVAYGDITTDEGPRRDTTLEKMAALKPVLDGGTITAACSSQVSDGAAAMLIASERAVAEHGLTPRARIHHLSVRGEDPIRMLSAPIPATAHALKKSGMTIDDIDLVEINEAFAPVVLAWLKETGADPDKVNVNGGAIALGHPLGATGTKLMTTLLHELERTGGRYGLQTMCEGGGQANVTIIERL
- a CDS encoding cold-shock protein, giving the protein MATGTVKWFNSEKGFGFIEQDGGGADVFAHYSNIATSGFRELQEGQKVSFDVTQGQKGPQAENIVPA
- a CDS encoding DEAD/DEAH box helicase, which produces MTRSERQDRPARNRPSRGRGTAPAKATAKGSGKGSGKASPRRRATPPQGEFALPETMTPALPAVEAFAELDMPAALLKTLAAQGVTDPFPIQGATLPNSLAGRDILGRGRTGSGKTLAFGLALLARTGGRRAEPRAPLALVLVPTRELAQQVTDALTPYATSVNLRLATVVGGMSISKQSGTLRRGAEVLVATPGRLKDLIERGDCRLDQVAITVLDEADQMADMGFMPQVVALLKQVEPDGQRMLFSATLDKNIDRLVKMFLTDPVVHSVDPSAGAVTTMEHHVLHVADETDKKAVATRIAARDGRVIMFVDTKRAADRFAKRLLASGVRAAALHGGRSQPQRNRTLDQFKNGQVTALVATNVAARGIHVDDLDLVVNVDPPTDHKDYLHRGGRTARAGESGSVVTLVLPEEKREMTRLMADAGIAPRTTRIKSSDEELTRITGAREPSGVAIVIEVPQPTPPKPRTRSGGAAAGGAGFRSGSRGRGRRGGAGQGGGGEGRGTGASSARGGGAGGSARGAGAGAGGGRGEARGAGAGRSGSGAGRGGAAAGRGRRAA
- a CDS encoding NAD(P)H-dependent flavin oxidoreductase: MRTALTDLAGVRHPIVQTGMGWVAGPRLVSATARAGALGILASATMTAEQLRAAVREVKSRTDEPFGVNLRADAGDARERVRIIVDEGVKVASFALAPSKELIAELKDAGVVVIPSIGARRHAEKVAAWGADAVIVQGGEGGGHTGDVATTVLLPQVVDAVDIPVIAAGGFHDGRGLVAALAYGAAGIAMGTRFLLTSDSTVPDAVKARYLAAGVKDVTVTTAVDGLPHRMLRTEMVAALENAGRIRALAQAVRRAAGFKRISGTSWSRMVRDGLAMKHGKDLSWSQVLLAANTPMLLKASMVDGRTDLGVMASGQVAGLIEDLPSCAELVERVMEEACAALGAVSGAVGPSGD
- a CDS encoding CoA-transferase subunit beta — encoded protein: MSNRTVTRAEYCVIACADAWRDNGEVLASPMGLVPSVGARLARRTFSPDLLLTDGEALIVGPDGTTEGWLPYRQHLTMVTGGRRHVMMGASQIDRFGNQNISCIGDWEQPTRQLLGVRGAPVNTLNHPVSYWVPKHSPRVFVERVDMICGVGHDSAAAAGPSATRYHRIPRVVTDLGVLDFATPDRSMRLASLHPGVTADEVREATGFALTIADDIPCTREPTAEELGLIREVIDPKGTRNREVGV
- a CDS encoding CoA transferase subunit A encodes the protein MTMTGIGTDRTDRTDRTDKTMTAQDVVSRLSSGMTIGIGGWGSRRKPMALVRALLRSPITDLTVVSYGGPDVGLLAAAGKIRKLVAAFATLDSIPLEPHFRAARQRGAFELMEVDEAMFMWGLHAAANRLPFLPVRAGIGSDVMRVNPGLRTVTSPYADGEEFVAMPALRMDAALVHMNRADRFGNGQYLGPDPYFDDLFCEAADKAYVSCERLVETAELTEKAAPQTLLVKRHSVTGVVETPNGAHFTSCAPDRPRDEAFQKAYATAAADPDAWAAFSDRFLPAQGDEKSYQSAVQAWHEEQK
- a CDS encoding enoyl-CoA hydratase family protein; protein product: MGVSTASPGKGISLVTVDYPPVNALPVQGWYDLADALRAAGRDPEVRCVVLAAAGRGFNAGVDIKEMQRDTGHAALIGANRGCYEAFSAVYECEVPVVAAVNDFCLGGGIGLVGNADAIVASDDATFGLPELDRGALGAATHLARLVPQHLMRALYYTSRTATAAELHAHGSVWKVVPRDELLDAAMELAGEIARKDGYLIRLAKAAINGIDPVDVRRSYRFEQGFTFEANLSGVADRVRDTFGKEV
- a CDS encoding SDR family oxidoreductase, whose amino-acid sequence is MTASSDGRDRGSEGGNDGGSVGGLCDGRVVIVTGAGRGLGRAHALAFAAEGAKVVVNDLGVGPDGDGGSAGPARQVVDEIVAAGGEAVAHGGDIATTEGAASLITAALETFGRLDTLVNNAGFLRDRMLVNLDEDDWDAVMRVHLKGHFLPLKHAAAHWRAEAKAGRAPVARVVNTSSGAGLLGSVGQGNYSAAKAGIVGLTLVAAAEMGRYGVQVNAIAPAARTRMTEQTFAETMAAPGEGEFDAMAPENVSPLVVWLGSAASDGVTGRVFEAEAGRITVMEGWRPGPTADRRARWAPAEAGEAARKLLSEAEPAQPVYGAKSSRRRG